Below is a genomic region from Selenomonadales bacterium.
TCCGTGAAGGTCTGACAGGCGTTTTCAGCGTCAAGATACAAGAACCGCAGTTTGTAGGTCAGTCAATAACGAAGCTCGGCAACAGTGAAGTCCGCGGTATCGTCGATTCTATCTTGAGCGAAGGTCTGACTGAGTTCTTCGAAGAAAATCCTGCTGTGACGAAACGCATCTTGGAAAAATCGCTCATGGCGGCACGCGCTCGCGAAGCGGCACGCAAAGCACGCGAATTGACGCGTCGCAAAAGCGCACTCGAAGTCAGCTCTCTCCCGGGTAAGCTTGCTGATTGTTCGGTCAAAGATCCTGAACAGACAGAGATCTATCTCGTCGAAGGTGACTCAGCAGGCGGCTCTGCAAAACAAGGTCGCGATCGCCGATTCCAAGCGATCTTGCCGCTGCGCGGTAAGATACTCAACGTAGAAAAAGCACGCCTTGATAAGATCCTCGGCAACGAAGAGATCCGTTCTATGATAACGGCATTCGGTAACGGTATCGGCGACGAATTCGATATCGCGAAAAGCCGTTACGGTAAGATCATTATCATGACAGATGCCGACGTCGACGGTGCGCATATCCGTACGCTCCTGTTGACGTTCTTCTACCGTTATATGAAACAGCTCATCGAAAACGGCCGTATCTACATCGCGCAACCGCCGCTCTATCTTATCAAAAAAGGAAAACAGCATTGGTATACATACAGCGACGAAGAAATGGCAAAACTTCTGGAAGACATCGGTCGTGACGGC
It encodes:
- a CDS encoding DNA topoisomerase IV subunit B (negatively supercoils closed circular double-stranded DNA), with the translated sequence REGLTGVFSVKIQEPQFVGQSITKLGNSEVRGIVDSILSEGLTEFFEENPAVTKRILEKSLMAARAREAARKARELTRRKSALEVSSLPGKLADCSVKDPEQTEIYLVEGDSAGGSAKQGRDRRFQAILPLRGKILNVEKARLDKILGNEEIRSMITAFGNGIGDEFDIAKSRYGKIIIMTDADVDGAHIRTLLLTFFYRYMKQLIENGRIYIAQPPLYLIKKGKQHWYTYSDEEMAKLLEDIGRDGISVQRYKGLGEMNPEQLWETTMNPEGRTILQVQMEDAIAADEMFSVLMGDKVEPRRKFIEKHAKEVRNLDI